One Euphorbia lathyris chromosome 1, ddEupLath1.1, whole genome shotgun sequence DNA segment encodes these proteins:
- the LOC136211146 gene encoding glutaredoxin-C3, with translation MKKFDSRMGVNRTGVAFLFLLSLMVILDVAKASKSASAFVQDVINSQRIAIFSKSYCPYCLRAKRIFSELNEQPYVVELDLRDDGSQIQYVLLELVGRRTVPQVFLNGKHIGGCDDLKAAVQSGQLQKLLATD, from the exons atgaagaaatttgATTCGAGAATGGGGGTGAATCGCACAGGAGTTGCTTTCTTATTCCTGTTATCGTTGATGGTGATACTTGATGTAGCCAAGGCATCAAAATCAGCTTCCGCTTTTGTTCAGGACGTCATCAACTCTCAAAGAATTGCCATCTTCTCTAAATCCTACTGTCC GTATTGCTTGCGTGCAAAGCGCATATTCAGTGAGCTAAATGAGCAACCGTATGTAGTGGAACTGGATCTTCGAG ATGATGGAAGTCAAATTCAGTATGTTCTTCTGGAACTAGTTGGTAGACGTACTGTTCCACAAGTATTCCTCAATGGCAAGCATATCGGTGGATGTGACG ATCTTAAAGCTGCTGTCCAGAGCGGTCAATTGCAGAAACTTCTGGCAACAGAttaa
- the LOC136211139 gene encoding probable methyltransferase PMT27, translating to MPLGRSRNKKNASSSSSSSYTSTITTIAFVAVCVIGVWMLTSNSIVPPQTTTRTGKTTTSSSASTATTDNNNNNNNNNVDLPSNDNEPNTEQNKNAQTAFEDNPGDLPLDAIKSDDPKSHLNDQNIDASVKTSTGGEEKVDSQPLNVKESTDEPEKVQTEAKTQISDETTNVIQKVAEENPDTGEQSRNQNTQQKENVDTAVTSLDSANQEVSQEANPDQEQPRPEEKQEKQEDKQQQQQQEPELKQEPELKQEPELKQQPELKQEPEKVEIVKEQEQQRKEDAGIQLTTPDPRNEVSEEDQQERMKQQQQQERETQNEHPKPEQPQQQQPQQEDQQQQQQEQHQFDDQTSPKKDEIEDKKPENETEVENQQKQQGGEITASVIEQEIKNETKIEMKANGETALPGMGTNAGIPKESKESKKTWSTQAKESENQKERRQEGKVDKYGYDWELCNVTAASDYIPCLDNELAIKKLKSTKHFEHRERHCPHEGPTCLVSLPPGYKKPILWPSSRDKIWYHNVPHTLLAAVKGHQNWVKVTGEFLTFPGGGTQFIHGAMHYINFIQSAVPNIKWGKNTRVILDVGCGVASFGGYLFEKDVLTMSFAPKDEHEAQVQFALERGIPAISAVMGSHRLQFPSRVFDLIHCARCRVPWHDDGGMLLLELNRMLRPGGYFVWSATPVYQKISEDVEIWKEMSALTVAMCWELVTIKKDKLNSVGAAIYRKPRNNRCYDHRKKNFPPMCESNDDPNAAWYVPLHPCMHRVPTEKTERGTQWPVNWPSRVETPPYWLNRSQMGIYGKPAPQDFTIDFAHWHNVVKNSYMKGLGISWAGVRNVMDMRAVYGGFAAALRDLKMWVMNVVNVDSPDTLPIIYERGLFGIYHDWCESFSTYPRTYDLLHADHLFSKLKTRCRLTPVMAEVDRIVRPGGKLIVRDESNVIGEVEKLLKSMRWEVHLTFSKDQEGLLSAQKGDWRPENYSASPW from the exons atgccTCTGGGCAGATCACGTAACAAGAAAAatgcttcttcttcctcttcttcttcctacaCATCAACTATTACTACTATTGCTTTTGTAGCAGTATGTGTTATTGGTGTTTGGATGCTCACTTCTAATTCCATTGTCCCTCCTCAGACCACCACTCGCACCGGAAAAACCACCacctcctcctccgcctccaccGCAACCACagataacaacaataacaacaacaacaacaatgttGATCTTCCTTCCAATGATAATGAACCTAATACTGAGCAGAACAAGAATGCTCAGACTGCTTTTGAAGACAATCCTGGTGATCTTCCACTTGATGCTATTAAATCTGATGATCCTAAATCCCATCTTAATGATCAGAATATTGATGCTTCTGTCAAAACTAGTACTggtggagaagaaaaggttGATTCTCAGCCTTTGAACGTTAAAGAATCTACTGATGAACCCGAAAAGGTGCAGACTGAAGCCAAGACTCAGATATCCGATGAAACGACTAACGTTATTCAAAAGGTTGCCGAGGAGAATCCTGATACTGGTGAGCAATCACGTAATCAAAATACTCAACAGAAAGAGAATGTAGATACTGCTGTAACTTCTCTTGATTCAGCGAATCAAGAGGTGAGTCAAGAGGCTAATCCTGATCAAGAACAGCCACGGCCGgaggaaaaacaagaaaaacaagaagacaaacagcagcagcagcaacaaGAACCTGAACTGAAACAAGAACCCGAGTTAAAACAAGAACCAGAATTAAAACAACAACCGGAATTGAAACAAGAACCTGAAAAGGTAGAAATTGTGAAGGAACAAGAACAACAACGGAAAGAAGATGCTGGAATTCAGCTGACGACTCCAGATCCTCGAAATGAGGTGTCGGAAGAAGATCAGCAGGAAAGAATGAAACAACAACAGCAGCAGGAACGGGAAACGCAAAATGAGCATCCTAAACCGGAACAACCACAGCAGCAGCAGCCGCAGCAAGAAGATcaacagcagcagcagcaagAACAACATCAATTCGATGATCAGACATCCCCTAAGAAAGATGAAATTGAAGATAAGAAACCCGAAAATGAAACAGAAGTAGAAAACCAACAGAAGCAACAAGGAGGAGAGATCACAGCTAGTGTAATTGAACAAGAAATAAAGAATGAAACAAAAATAGAAATGAAGGCGAATGGAGAAACAGCGCTTCCGGGAATGGGAACAAATGCAGGGATACCAAAAGAATCGAAAGAGTCGAAAAAGACATGGTCAACACAAGCAAAAGAGTCAGAGAATCAAAAAGAGAGAAGACAAGAAGGTAAAGTAGACAAGTATGGATATGATTGGGAACTATGTAATGTCACAGCAGCCTCTGACTATATACCTTGTTTGGACAACGAGTTGGCTATTAAAAAGCTTAAAAGCACTAAACATTTTGAGCATAGAGAAAGGCATTGTCCTCATGAGGGTCCAACTTGTTTGGTTTCCCTTCCTCCTGGCTACAAAAAACCTATCCTTTGGCCTTCCAGCCGCGATAAG ATTTGGTATCACAATGTACCTCATACGTTATTAGCCGCGGTGAAGGGACACCAGAATTGGGTAAAGGTTACAGGCGAGTTCTTGACCTTCCCAGGTGGTGGCACTCAGTTCATACATGGAGCTATGCACTACATTAACTTTATTCAATCG GCAGTACCCAACATAAAATGGGGGAAGAATACTAGAGTGATATTAGATGTGGGATGTGGCGTTGCTAGCTTCGGTGGTTATCTTTTTGAAAAGGATGTCTTAACAATGTCATTTGCACCAAAAGATGAACATGAAGCACAAGTTCAGTTTGCCCTTGAAAGAGGAATACCAGCAATATCGGCTGTTATGGGTTCTCATCGTCTTCAATTCCCGAGCAGGGTCTTCGATCTCATCCATTGTGCTCGCTGCAGAGTACCTTGGCACGATGATG GTGGTATGCTGCTGTTGGAACTGAATCGCATGCTGCGACCTGGAGGATATTTTGTTTGGTCAGCAACGCCAGTGTACCAAAAGATTTCAGAAGATGTAGAGATATGGAAGG AAATGTCTGCATTGACTGTAGCTATGTGTTGGGAGCTTGTGACAATCAAGAAGGACAAACTAAATTCTGTTGGCGCTGCCATCTACCGAAAACCTAGAAACAATCGTTGCTATGATCACAGAAAGAAAAACTTTCCTCCAATGTGTGAAAGCAATGATGATCCAAATGCAGCCTG GTATGTGCCTCTTCACCCATGCATGCATCGGGTGCCAACTGAAAAGACCGAGAGAGGGACACAGTGGCCAGTTAATTGGCCGAGTAGAGTAGAGACACCGCCATACTGGCTAAACCGCTCTCAGATGGGTATCTATGGCAAGCCAGCTCCTCAAGATTTTACCATAGATTTTGCACACTGGCACAATGTGGTGAAAAACTCATACATGAAAGGATTAGGTATCAGTTGGGCCGGTGTACGAAATGTTATGGACATGAGAGCTGTTTACGGAGG GTTTGCAGCAGCTTTAAGGGACCTTAAGATGTGGGTCATGAACGTGGTCAACGTAGATTCCCCGGATACACTTCCTATAATATATGAGAGGGGTCTTTTCGGTATATACCATGACTGGTGCGAATCGTTCAGCACTTACCCTCGAACTTATGATCTCCTTCATGCTGATCATCTCTTCTCAAAGCTGAAGACACG GTGCAGACTTACTCCGGTTATGGCAGAGGTTGATAGGATAGTAAGACCAGGAGGTAAACTGATAGTTCGGGACGAGTCTAATGTGATCGGGGAAGTTGAAAAACTGTTGAAGTCTATGAGATGGGAGGTTCATTTAACTTTCTCCAAAGATCAAGAAGGTCTGCTCAGCGCACAGAAAGGTGATTGGAGGCCAGAAAATTATTCAGCTTCCCCCTGGTAG